One window of the Chryseotalea sp. WA131a genome contains the following:
- a CDS encoding creatininase family protein, whose amino-acid sequence MRPYILRETNWKAIQETKFEVAVLPWGATEAHNYHLPYGTDIIEAEEVAAEAARLAWEKGAKVIVLPCIPFGVNTGQFDVTLDINMNPSTQLAVLHDVADTLNRQGIHKLIIFNSHGANHFNNAIRELGLKFPDMFLCACNWFQSVDQKLVFENKDDHAGEMETSVIMHLQPNLVRPLSEAGDGKAKRFAFAAMQEGWGWAERRWTAVTKDTGVGDPSKASAEKGKRFFEATTQKVSEFFVQVAKTDRKNFYL is encoded by the coding sequence ATGCGCCCATACATTTTAAGAGAAACCAATTGGAAGGCCATTCAAGAAACAAAATTTGAAGTAGCTGTTTTGCCTTGGGGCGCCACCGAGGCGCACAACTATCACTTGCCATATGGAACGGACATCATCGAAGCGGAAGAGGTTGCTGCCGAAGCAGCACGCTTGGCATGGGAGAAAGGCGCAAAAGTAATCGTCTTGCCCTGCATTCCATTTGGAGTCAACACCGGACAATTTGATGTAACACTCGACATTAACATGAACCCCAGCACACAGTTGGCTGTTTTGCACGATGTGGCCGATACGCTCAACCGACAAGGCATTCACAAGCTGATTATTTTTAACAGTCACGGGGCCAATCATTTTAACAATGCCATCCGCGAGTTGGGCTTAAAATTTCCGGACATGTTTTTGTGTGCTTGTAATTGGTTTCAGTCGGTGGATCAAAAACTCGTTTTTGAAAACAAAGATGACCATGCTGGCGAAATGGAGACCAGCGTCATCATGCACCTTCAACCCAATTTAGTGCGACCGCTCTCAGAAGCGGGTGATGGCAAGGCGAAAAGATTTGCTTTTGCAGCGATGCAAGAAGGCTGGGGGTGGGCCGAGCGCAGGTGGACAGCGGTAACAAAAGATACTGGGGTTGGCGATCCAAGCAAGGCATCCGCAGAAAAAGGAAAAAGATTTTTTGAAGCAACAACACAAAAGGTGAGCGAGTTTTTTGTGCAGGTGGCCAAAACCGATAGAAAGAATTTTTATTTATAG
- a CDS encoding winged helix-turn-helix transcriptional regulator, whose amino-acid sequence MGLTKTEEFTKTQNEVAALAKALGHPARIAILQHLIKTKSCVCGDIVDELPLSQSTVSQHLNELKKTGWIKGNIEGPSVCYCIDEKSWSKAKKTLVDLLESYEGTNCC is encoded by the coding sequence ATGGGACTCACGAAGACAGAAGAATTCACTAAAACGCAAAACGAAGTGGCTGCGCTCGCTAAAGCGCTAGGACACCCAGCACGCATTGCCATTTTGCAGCATTTGATCAAAACCAAGTCGTGCGTGTGTGGAGATATCGTAGATGAATTGCCGTTGTCGCAATCCACGGTTTCACAACATTTGAACGAATTGAAGAAAACCGGTTGGATTAAAGGAAACATCGAGGGACCCAGTGTTTGCTACTGCATTGACGAGAAGTCGTGGAGCAAGGCCAAGAAAACGCTGGTTGATTTACTGGAGAGCTATGAGGGTACCAATTGTTGTTAA
- a CDS encoding TIGR01777 family oxidoreductase, translating into MNKVLITGASGLVGSRLTELLLSKKMEVVHVGRTKRNGSVPSFAWDVDKQQMDAKALAGVDTIVHLAGAGVADKRWTPTRKKEILDSRVQSTRLLFQTLKEKKHSVKNIVSASAIGYYGFGLSDQLFTEERPPATDFLASVTTEWEKEVDAIRELEIRVVKIRIGIVLSNKGGALKEMARPIQFGVGAPLGTGQQVMSWIHIDDLCEMFCKAIEDRSLAGAYNGVAPNPVTNAELTKAIARVLKKPLWLSNVPPFVLRLLVGEMADIVVNGSKVSAEKILATRFKFQYWQIDDALRNLLSKN; encoded by the coding sequence ATGAACAAAGTTTTAATAACGGGTGCATCGGGTTTGGTAGGGTCACGCTTGACGGAGTTGCTGCTTTCCAAAAAGATGGAAGTGGTGCATGTGGGCCGGACTAAAAGAAATGGTTCAGTGCCTTCTTTCGCTTGGGATGTGGACAAACAGCAAATGGATGCTAAAGCCTTGGCAGGAGTGGATACTATTGTACACTTAGCCGGTGCAGGCGTGGCCGACAAACGCTGGACACCTACCCGAAAGAAAGAGATTCTCGACAGCCGCGTTCAATCCACTCGATTGCTGTTCCAAACACTGAAAGAAAAAAAGCACTCTGTCAAAAACATTGTCTCTGCTTCTGCCATAGGTTATTATGGTTTTGGTTTGAGTGACCAACTGTTTACAGAGGAGCGCCCGCCCGCCACCGATTTTCTCGCAAGTGTAACCACCGAATGGGAAAAAGAGGTGGATGCCATAAGAGAATTGGAAATCCGCGTAGTTAAAATCCGGATTGGGATTGTGCTAAGTAATAAGGGTGGAGCATTGAAAGAAATGGCCAGGCCTATCCAATTCGGTGTAGGTGCACCTCTCGGGACTGGCCAACAAGTGATGAGTTGGATTCATATTGATGATTTGTGCGAAATGTTTTGCAAAGCCATCGAAGACCGTTCTCTTGCAGGTGCTTATAATGGAGTAGCTCCCAATCCTGTCACCAATGCTGAGCTTACCAAAGCAATCGCAAGAGTTTTGAAAAAGCCATTGTGGCTGTCCAACGTGCCTCCATTTGTATTGCGATTATTGGTAGGAGAGATGGCGGATATTGTAGTGAATGGGAGCAAGGTGTCGGCAGAGAAAATTTTGGCCACGCGTTTTAAGTTTCAGTATTGGCAAATAGATGACGCCCTACGAAATCTACTCAGCAAAAATTAA
- a CDS encoding excinuclease ABC subunit C gives MIKDQLASLPDSPGVYRYYNKEDVLIYVGKAKSLKKRVSSYFNKQSQYNRKTEKLVSEIARLDFTLANTEFDALLLENNLIKQNQPKYNILLKDDKTFPYLCILKERFPRIISTRKFIPKQGEYFGPYSSVSAMNSVLELVRQLYSIRTCSLLLSTENIAERKFKVCLEYHIGNCKGPCVGLQDESSYNEEIAHARFILKGRISIVEDYFQARMREAAEKMEFERAAFYKVKLEKLEKFQSKSLVVNRKLTDIDVITIASSETDAFINYLQIKEGAIIFSKNVEIKKKLDETDEEILNMAVQELRSEYKSNNMEVFTNVALSVKSDEFENVVPQIGDKKKLVDLSLKNALYLKREREISKEEKKTKKNEVLHIMMENLRLVQYPKIIECFDNSNFQGTNPVAAMVRFVDGKPDKKGYRHFNIKTVVGPDDFASMKEIVGRRYKRIMEEQGEYPQLIIVDGGKGQLSSACEALKELGLYGKIPIVGIAKKLEEIYYPEDPLPLLISKKSPALFLIQRIRDEAHRFGITFHRLKRSNATFVTALETIPGIGKKTADKLLSHFKSFKKIKEASVEELTEMVGESMANKIKNLGD, from the coding sequence ATGATAAAAGATCAACTCGCCTCTCTTCCCGATTCACCGGGTGTATATCGATACTACAATAAAGAAGATGTATTGATTTACGTAGGCAAAGCGAAGAGTTTAAAAAAAAGAGTCAGCAGTTATTTCAACAAGCAGTCGCAGTACAATCGCAAAACCGAAAAACTTGTAAGTGAAATTGCTCGGTTGGATTTTACGTTGGCCAACACGGAGTTTGATGCGCTGTTGCTGGAGAATAATCTCATCAAACAAAATCAGCCAAAGTACAACATCTTGCTAAAAGATGATAAAACATTTCCCTATCTCTGTATTTTAAAAGAACGCTTTCCGCGGATCATCTCTACCCGAAAGTTTATTCCCAAGCAAGGCGAATATTTTGGCCCCTACTCAAGTGTGAGCGCGATGAACAGCGTGTTGGAGCTGGTGCGGCAATTGTATTCCATTCGCACGTGCTCGCTTCTGCTTTCGACTGAAAACATTGCAGAAAGAAAATTTAAAGTCTGTTTGGAGTACCACATCGGCAATTGCAAAGGCCCTTGCGTGGGATTGCAAGATGAAAGTAGTTACAATGAAGAAATTGCTCACGCACGATTCATTCTAAAAGGGAGAATAAGCATCGTAGAAGATTATTTCCAAGCGCGAATGAGGGAAGCAGCCGAAAAAATGGAATTTGAGCGAGCTGCTTTTTATAAAGTGAAACTCGAGAAGTTAGAGAAATTTCAAAGCAAATCGCTGGTGGTGAACCGTAAGCTGACGGATATCGATGTGATTACCATTGCCAGTAGTGAAACCGATGCCTTTATCAATTACTTACAAATCAAAGAAGGTGCTATCATCTTTTCGAAGAATGTTGAAATCAAGAAGAAACTAGACGAAACGGACGAAGAGATTTTGAACATGGCCGTGCAGGAGCTTCGCAGTGAGTACAAGAGCAACAACATGGAAGTATTTACCAACGTGGCCCTTTCGGTTAAGTCTGATGAGTTTGAAAATGTAGTACCGCAGATAGGTGATAAGAAAAAGTTGGTTGACTTGTCTTTAAAAAATGCCCTCTACCTAAAGCGGGAAAGAGAAATTAGTAAGGAAGAAAAGAAAACAAAGAAGAATGAAGTTCTCCACATCATGATGGAAAACCTTCGTTTGGTACAATACCCAAAAATTATTGAGTGTTTTGACAATTCAAATTTTCAAGGAACAAATCCAGTAGCGGCCATGGTACGATTTGTGGATGGCAAGCCAGACAAAAAGGGTTATAGGCACTTCAATATAAAAACCGTGGTGGGGCCAGATGATTTTGCTTCGATGAAGGAAATTGTGGGCAGACGCTACAAACGGATTATGGAAGAGCAAGGTGAATATCCGCAGCTGATTATTGTGGATGGAGGCAAAGGTCAGCTCAGCAGCGCATGCGAAGCTTTGAAAGAATTGGGTCTTTATGGAAAAATACCCATCGTGGGTATTGCTAAGAAGTTGGAAGAAATTTATTATCCCGAAGACCCCTTGCCCTTATTAATTAGCAAAAAATCACCTGCTTTATTTTTGATCCAGCGCATTCGCGATGAAGCCCATCGTTTTGGCATTACCTTTCATCGACTGAAGCGCAGCAACGCAACGTTTGTCACTGCACTTGAAACTATTCCCGGCATTGGTAAGAAAACAGCCGATAAACTATTGTCGCATTTCAAATCTTTTAAAAAAATAAAGGAGGCGAGTGTAGAAGAATTAACGGAAATGGTTGGCGAAAGCATGGCCAACAAAATAAAGAATCTTGGAGATTAG
- a CDS encoding TIGR00730 family Rossman fold protein — MKAKPKKKKEADIKISLEEEHRIRKAFKDKDWAEIKSSDSWVIFKVMSEFVEGFEKLAKIGPCVTIFGSARIKPENKYYKMAEEIAYQLVQQGYGVVTGGGPGIMEAGNKGANRAGGKSVGLNIYLPHEQKGNSYIDPDKLITFDYFFVRKVMFVKYSQGFIVMPGGFGTIDELSEALTLIQTKKIGRFPIVLVGKKFWGGMIDWIKEVLVDEKMISPEDLDLFSIVDTPEDAVQVIDDFYAKYLLSPNF, encoded by the coding sequence ATGAAAGCAAAGCCTAAGAAGAAGAAAGAAGCTGACATAAAAATTTCATTAGAAGAAGAACATCGTATCCGCAAGGCGTTTAAAGACAAGGATTGGGCGGAGATCAAAAGCTCCGACTCGTGGGTGATCTTTAAGGTGATGAGTGAGTTTGTAGAAGGCTTTGAAAAGCTCGCTAAGATTGGTCCTTGTGTTACAATTTTTGGTTCGGCTCGCATCAAGCCAGAAAATAAGTACTACAAAATGGCCGAGGAAATTGCCTACCAATTGGTGCAGCAAGGATATGGTGTGGTAACAGGTGGTGGCCCCGGCATTATGGAAGCCGGAAACAAAGGAGCTAACCGTGCTGGAGGAAAATCGGTAGGGTTGAATATTTATTTACCGCACGAACAAAAAGGCAATTCCTACATCGACCCAGATAAGCTAATTACCTTCGATTACTTTTTTGTACGTAAGGTAATGTTTGTGAAATATTCCCAAGGCTTCATTGTAATGCCCGGGGGCTTTGGTACGATCGATGAATTGAGTGAAGCCTTAACCTTAATTCAAACTAAGAAGATTGGTCGGTTTCCGATTGTATTGGTGGGCAAAAAATTCTGGGGTGGCATGATTGATTGGATCAAGGAAGTGTTGGTGGATGAAAAAATGATCTCACCCGAAGACTTAGACTTGTTCAGCATTGTAGATACCCCTGAAGATGCTGTTCAGGTAATTGATGATTTCTATGCGAAGTATTTGCTGTCGCCTAATTTTTAA
- a CDS encoding arsenite methyltransferase, translating into MTTTETSEQLKQLVKEKYGQIAEQSKAENESSCCGATCGCATVDYTLMADDYSQLNGYVADADLGLGCGLPTEFAQIKEGDTVVDLGSGAGNDAFVARSIVGEKGKVIGIDFTDKMIEKARANAKKLNFTNVEFRQGDIENMPLAGNSADVVVSNCVLNLVPNKKIAFEETFRVLKKGGHFSVSDIVLVGDLPEGLQKSAEMYAGCVSGAIQKMEYLSIIKEAGFNKIDIQKEKRITLPDEILKEYLSPKEMEDFKTGNTGIFSITVYAEKPEACCGPSCCN; encoded by the coding sequence ATGACCACTACAGAAACATCCGAACAACTGAAACAACTGGTAAAAGAAAAGTATGGCCAGATTGCCGAACAGAGTAAAGCAGAAAATGAATCGAGTTGCTGCGGAGCGACTTGTGGATGTGCCACCGTGGACTACACCTTGATGGCCGATGACTACAGCCAATTGAATGGCTATGTGGCCGATGCCGATTTAGGCTTGGGCTGCGGTTTGCCAACTGAGTTTGCTCAAATCAAAGAAGGCGACACAGTAGTTGATTTGGGATCGGGCGCAGGCAACGATGCCTTTGTAGCTCGCTCCATTGTGGGCGAAAAAGGAAAAGTAATAGGCATCGATTTCACCGACAAGATGATTGAGAAAGCTCGCGCGAATGCGAAGAAGTTAAATTTTACGAATGTTGAATTCCGTCAAGGCGATATTGAGAACATGCCGTTAGCGGGAAACAGTGCCGATGTGGTGGTGAGCAATTGTGTGTTGAACTTAGTGCCCAATAAAAAGATTGCGTTTGAAGAAACTTTTCGCGTGTTAAAAAAAGGCGGCCACTTTAGCGTATCGGATATTGTATTAGTGGGCGATTTGCCGGAAGGCTTGCAAAAAAGTGCGGAGATGTATGCTGGTTGCGTGTCGGGCGCGATTCAAAAAATGGAATACTTGTCGATAATTAAAGAAGCAGGTTTCAATAAAATTGATATTCAAAAGGAAAAGCGCATCACCTTGCCGGATGAGATTTTGAAAGAGTACTTGTCGCCCAAAGAAATGGAGGACTTTAAAACAGGTAACACCGGTATTTTTAGCATTACCGTATATGCAGAAAAACCAGAAGCCTGTTGTGGACCGAGTTGTTGCAATTAA
- a CDS encoding arsenosugar biosynthesis-associated peroxidase-like protein yields the protein MEHSYYNPEDLKKFGNIGEWEKNLADKFFSWYGDVFKEGDLTVREKSLIALAVAHTVQCPYCIDAYTQDSLEKGATEKAMMEAIHVAAAIRGGASLVHGVMMMNKAKKLSM from the coding sequence ATGGAACACAGCTACTACAACCCCGAAGACTTAAAAAAATTTGGCAACATTGGCGAATGGGAAAAAAATCTGGCCGACAAGTTTTTCTCTTGGTATGGCGATGTATTTAAGGAAGGTGACCTTACCGTGCGCGAAAAGTCTCTGATTGCGCTGGCAGTAGCGCACACAGTGCAATGCCCTTATTGTATTGATGCCTATACCCAAGACTCGCTGGAAAAAGGGGCTACTGAGAAAGCCATGATGGAGGCCATTCACGTGGCAGCCGCCATCCGCGGGGGTGCTTCGCTGGTACATGGTGTGATGATGATGAATAAAGCCAAGAAACTATCTATGTAA
- the arsS gene encoding arsenosugar biosynthesis radical SAM protein ArsS (Some members of this family are selenoproteins.): MIKSLHARHHQFAQQERQVEFLSNGIFNNGTLPSFEKKIGSVGFFPLKPSAIEIFQVNIGYMCNQVCKHCHVDAGPDRKEIMTRETMQQCLEVLEHTKIKTLDITGGAPEMNPDFRYFVSEAHKRRVREIIVRSNLTIIRSNPKYYDLPQFFKENNVRVCSSLPFYSADKTDRQRGEGVFKDSIEALQQLNKVGYGKEGSGMVLDLVYNPAGAFLPGDQKGLERDFKKELKDHFGVEFNNLFTITNIPISRFLDFLIESGNYEGYMEKLVNAFNPAAVAGVMCRNTISIDWQGNLYDCDFNQMLGLKTEPKAGQHISTFDVTKLEDRNIVINNHCFACTAGAGSSCQGATA, translated from the coding sequence ATGATCAAATCCCTACATGCACGCCACCACCAATTTGCGCAACAAGAGCGCCAGGTAGAATTTCTTTCCAACGGAATTTTTAATAACGGAACACTACCATCCTTTGAAAAGAAGATCGGCTCGGTAGGATTTTTTCCATTGAAGCCATCGGCTATTGAAATCTTTCAGGTGAACATTGGCTACATGTGCAACCAGGTGTGCAAGCACTGCCATGTGGATGCAGGCCCTGACCGAAAAGAGATCATGACGCGCGAAACAATGCAGCAGTGTTTGGAGGTGCTCGAGCATACTAAAATCAAAACCCTCGATATCACCGGTGGCGCACCGGAAATGAATCCTGATTTTCGTTATTTCGTAAGCGAGGCGCACAAACGAAGAGTGAGGGAAATTATCGTGCGGTCCAACCTCACCATCATTCGATCCAATCCAAAGTATTACGATCTCCCACAGTTTTTTAAAGAGAACAATGTTCGCGTTTGCTCCTCACTTCCTTTCTATAGTGCCGACAAAACCGACCGCCAGCGAGGTGAAGGCGTTTTCAAAGATTCGATTGAGGCGTTGCAGCAATTGAACAAAGTGGGCTACGGCAAGGAGGGCAGCGGTATGGTTTTAGATTTAGTTTACAACCCGGCAGGAGCTTTTTTGCCAGGCGACCAAAAAGGATTGGAGCGCGATTTCAAAAAGGAATTGAAAGACCATTTTGGAGTGGAGTTCAACAACTTGTTTACCATTACCAACATTCCCATTAGTCGCTTTTTGGATTTTTTGATTGAGTCAGGCAATTATGAGGGTTATATGGAAAAATTGGTGAATGCCTTTAATCCGGCAGCCGTGGCGGGCGTGATGTGCCGCAATACTATTTCAATAGACTGGCAGGGCAATCTCTATGACTGCGACTTTAACCAGATGCTTGGTCTAAAAACTGAACCGAAGGCGGGTCAGCATATCAGCACGTTTGATGTGACCAAATTGGAAGACCGCAACATCGTGATCAACAATCATTGCTTTGCCTGTACCGCAGGGGCAGGAAGTAGCTGCCAGGGAGCAACAGCATAA
- a CDS encoding GNAT family N-acetyltransferase, with product MNTMFSIRKSNLADESSIIQLLKDCKLPTQDISTNTIDFRIATSNDRLVGCIGIESYGEDVLLRSFAVSNEFRNNGLGSELLQWVLKECNEAGVKKIHLLTTTAEKYFINHGFIKSDRSTAPNLILRTTEFSEICPASSSYLTFEISGIKKNLSMASQKTNSLFPLLNTSTESLIGQFDEIPTERKKLLHELTRYIQTANDKPVYLNFICTHNSRRSHISQLWAQAAAYYFDVKSITCFSGGTEATAFNPRAVKAMQEVGFKISVIKEADNPLYKVAYAEDAEPVTAFSKKYDDSFNNNPGFAAIMTCSHADENCPLVIGASARIAITYDDPKEFDDTPQEAAKYSERVQQIGREMLFAFSQVN from the coding sequence ATGAATACAATGTTCTCAATCAGAAAATCAAATTTGGCTGACGAGTCAAGTATCATTCAGTTGCTAAAGGATTGCAAGTTGCCCACTCAAGATATCAGCACTAATACAATTGATTTCAGAATAGCTACTAGTAATGATAGACTCGTTGGATGTATCGGAATAGAATCTTACGGAGAGGATGTTTTATTGAGGTCATTTGCAGTTTCCAATGAATTTAGAAACAATGGCTTGGGTTCTGAACTTTTGCAATGGGTACTAAAAGAGTGTAATGAGGCCGGAGTAAAAAAAATTCATCTGTTAACAACCACGGCAGAGAAGTATTTTATTAACCATGGCTTTATTAAATCCGACAGATCCACCGCTCCTAATTTAATCCTAAGGACAACGGAGTTTTCTGAAATTTGTCCTGCATCATCTAGCTATTTGACTTTTGAAATTTCGGGTATCAAGAAAAATTTAAGTATGGCGTCACAAAAAACCAATTCATTGTTTCCACTGCTAAATACTTCTACAGAGAGCTTGATTGGACAGTTTGATGAAATACCAACGGAGCGTAAAAAACTTTTGCATGAGCTGACCCGCTACATCCAAACAGCCAATGACAAACCGGTGTACTTAAATTTCATTTGCACACACAATTCACGCAGAAGTCATATATCTCAACTGTGGGCACAAGCAGCAGCTTATTACTTTGATGTAAAAAGCATCACCTGCTTTTCTGGAGGAACGGAAGCGACTGCTTTCAACCCTCGTGCGGTAAAAGCCATGCAAGAGGTCGGGTTTAAAATTTCTGTTATCAAAGAAGCAGACAATCCGCTTTACAAAGTTGCATACGCTGAGGATGCCGAGCCTGTCACTGCTTTTTCAAAAAAATACGATGACTCCTTCAACAATAATCCGGGCTTTGCTGCTATCATGACGTGTTCACACGCAGATGAAAATTGCCCATTGGTGATAGGGGCTTCCGCCAGAATTGCAATCACCTACGATGATCCCAAGGAATTTGACGATACACCACAAGAAGCTGCTAAGTATTCTGAACGTGTTCAACAAATTGGAAGGGAAATGCTATTCGCCTTTTCACAAGTAAACTGA
- a CDS encoding transglycosylase domain-containing protein: MSTSPSSTGTIKSKINKLLAVRKPWIPKAIKYSSWAFLFFVIGFPLYILSIKIDLFGLYGGMPSLAEIENPDNDLSSEILSADGVSLGRYFRYNHLKGGNRSQIHFKDLSEDLVRTLVISEDHRFYDHSGLDFPAYIRVLKGMLTFSPAGGGSTLSQQLAKNLYTMNPNKSLDGSLSKLGKYPRRFIQKTKEWIIAIDLEENFTKEEIIAMYLNTTSFSGNIFGIKIASETFFKKSPDSLNLQESAVLVGMLQAPSFFNPKRNPQNSLRKRNEVLFKVYRHGYKIGTPEKYDSIKTLPIELNYTDQNQNEGLATYFRTVLGNYLIRYCNDKGIDLYNSGLKIYTTIDSRLQKYAEEAMNEHMSVLQKLFNNEWKRRNRNPWVDEYGLEIKDFLNKRIKQSDAYKAYVEKYGENSDSLKIMLKLKKPMTIFTWGGERDTLFSSFDSLNYYKRFLQSGLMSMDPNTGHIKAWVGGFNHKYFKFDHVRQGKRQPGSTFKAFVYGLAMENKYSPCYKLKDISPQFTIPNQPPWYPFNADGTKGSGKEMTIRKAMAQSINSITAQMMQTLGEENVVDFAHRVGIESKLDAVPSLCLGTSDVSLFELVGAYSTFVNGGINTEPFFITHIEDKNGNVIENFVPKTKQAIDEQTAYKMVYMLKGGVEEQGGSSVGLNRELKIDNEIGGKTGTTNDASDGWYMGVTHNLVTGVWVGGDERGVHFPSWDFGQGGKTARPIWEKYMLKVYADPKAGIAKGYFKRPTSGVDVSIECAKRSDSEEAPVEEDDIKN; this comes from the coding sequence ATGAGTACCTCACCTTCTTCGACAGGAACTATCAAAAGCAAAATCAATAAACTATTGGCTGTAAGAAAGCCGTGGATACCCAAGGCGATCAAGTATAGCTCGTGGGCATTTTTGTTTTTTGTGATTGGGTTTCCACTGTACATTTTATCTATAAAGATTGATTTGTTTGGCTTGTATGGCGGTATGCCCAGCTTGGCAGAGATTGAGAATCCTGACAATGATTTGTCATCCGAAATTTTATCTGCTGATGGTGTTTCTCTGGGGCGATACTTTCGCTACAACCATCTTAAAGGGGGGAACAGAAGTCAAATACATTTTAAAGATCTTTCTGAAGACCTGGTAAGGACGTTAGTGATTTCTGAAGATCATCGATTTTATGACCATTCTGGTTTAGATTTTCCAGCATACATTCGTGTATTAAAGGGCATGCTTACTTTTAGTCCAGCTGGCGGAGGAAGCACCTTATCACAACAGCTTGCCAAAAATCTTTACACAATGAATCCAAACAAAAGTCTAGATGGTTCATTGTCAAAATTAGGTAAGTATCCACGTAGATTTATACAAAAAACAAAAGAATGGATTATTGCCATTGACTTGGAAGAAAACTTTACCAAGGAAGAAATCATTGCTATGTATCTAAACACAACAAGTTTTAGTGGTAATATTTTCGGGATAAAGATCGCTTCAGAAACATTTTTTAAGAAAAGCCCTGACAGTCTCAACTTGCAAGAATCGGCCGTACTAGTAGGTATGTTGCAAGCTCCAAGTTTTTTTAATCCCAAGAGAAATCCACAAAATTCTCTTCGCAAGCGAAATGAGGTGCTCTTTAAAGTTTATAGACATGGTTACAAAATTGGCACCCCGGAAAAGTATGACTCTATTAAAACCTTGCCAATTGAATTAAACTACACTGATCAAAATCAAAACGAAGGATTGGCCACTTATTTCAGAACGGTGTTGGGAAATTATTTGATACGCTATTGCAATGATAAAGGAATTGACCTCTACAACTCTGGCTTAAAAATTTACACCACCATCGATAGCCGCCTGCAAAAATATGCTGAGGAGGCGATGAACGAACACATGAGTGTATTACAGAAGTTGTTTAATAATGAATGGAAAAGACGTAACCGAAACCCGTGGGTAGACGAATATGGGTTGGAGATCAAGGATTTTTTAAACAAGCGAATCAAGCAATCCGATGCCTACAAAGCGTATGTAGAAAAGTATGGTGAAAATTCTGACTCACTGAAAATTATGTTGAAACTGAAAAAGCCCATGACCATCTTTACGTGGGGAGGCGAGCGCGATACACTTTTCAGCAGTTTCGACTCATTGAATTATTACAAACGGTTTTTACAATCGGGGCTGATGAGTATGGACCCCAATACCGGCCACATCAAAGCGTGGGTAGGTGGTTTCAATCACAAATATTTTAAGTTCGATCACGTGCGTCAAGGCAAGCGGCAACCAGGCTCAACTTTCAAGGCATTTGTTTATGGATTGGCTATGGAAAACAAATATTCCCCTTGCTATAAACTTAAAGACATCTCTCCCCAGTTCACCATTCCCAACCAGCCACCCTGGTATCCCTTTAATGCGGATGGCACAAAAGGTTCTGGCAAAGAGATGACCATCCGCAAAGCGATGGCGCAATCCATAAACTCCATTACGGCCCAAATGATGCAAACACTTGGCGAAGAGAATGTGGTGGACTTTGCTCACAGGGTGGGCATTGAAAGCAAGTTAGATGCGGTGCCATCGTTGTGCCTTGGCACCAGTGATGTTTCATTATTTGAATTAGTGGGTGCCTACAGCACCTTTGTAAACGGAGGCATCAACACTGAGCCGTTTTTCATCACGCACATAGAAGACAAAAATGGAAATGTGATTGAGAATTTTGTTCCTAAAACCAAGCAAGCTATTGATGAGCAAACTGCTTACAAAATGGTGTACATGTTAAAAGGGGGAGTGGAGGAGCAAGGTGGTAGTTCTGTGGGATTGAATCGCGAATTAAAAATCGATAATGAAATTGGTGGAAAGACAGGAACCACCAACGATGCATCAGATGGTTGGTACATGGGTGTGACGCATAATTTAGTAACGGGTGTGTGGGTAGGTGGTGATGAGCGAGGGGTTCACTTTCCTAGCTGGGATTTTGGTCAAGGCGGAAAAACAGCGCGGCCCATTTGGGAAAAGTATATGTTGAAGGTTTATGCCGATCCTAAAGCAGGAATTGCAAAAGGATATTTCAAGCGGCCCACTTCGGGCGTTGATGTTTCAATTGAATGCGCCAAGCGTAGCGATTCAGAAGAAGCGCCTGTAGAAGAAGACGACATCAAAAATTAA